A genomic window from Gemmatimonadaceae bacterium includes:
- a CDS encoding ABC transporter substrate-binding protein, whose amino-acid sequence MRVVSLLPSATEIVAALGGFEQLVGVTHCCDHPAPVATLPRVTRTSVDADAAPGAVDAQVRSITAEGAPLYTLDEARIRALRPDLILTQALCEVCAVMETDVRALAARLEPVPQVLTLSATSLDGVFGDIAAVGAALRLSDEASEWEAGARMRMRRVHETLKAAKAPRPRVAVIEWGDPLYAAGHWVPEMVGRAGGRDVLAVPGEHSVVTTLDALRAADPEILLIAPCGYDLPRAADEAERLLALPGWEWVQGRSVFALDANAFASRPGPRLVDGIEVMARLFNPDLFSPVDPAFARAVLPAVRPS is encoded by the coding sequence ATGCGCGTCGTCTCGCTGCTGCCCAGCGCGACCGAGATCGTGGCCGCGCTGGGGGGCTTCGAGCAACTCGTCGGCGTCACGCACTGCTGCGATCATCCGGCGCCGGTAGCGACGTTGCCGCGGGTCACCCGCACGTCCGTCGATGCCGACGCCGCACCAGGCGCGGTGGATGCACAGGTGCGCAGCATCACGGCCGAGGGCGCGCCGCTGTACACGTTGGACGAGGCGCGCATCCGCGCGCTGCGGCCGGATCTCATCCTCACGCAGGCACTCTGCGAAGTCTGTGCGGTGATGGAAACCGACGTGCGGGCGCTGGCGGCGCGCCTCGAGCCCGTCCCGCAGGTGCTGACGCTCTCGGCCACCTCGCTGGACGGCGTGTTCGGCGACATCGCGGCGGTGGGCGCGGCACTCAGGCTCAGCGACGAGGCCAGCGAGTGGGAGGCCGGCGCGCGGATGCGGATGCGCCGCGTGCACGAGACGCTCAAGGCGGCCAAGGCGCCGCGTCCGCGCGTGGCGGTGATCGAGTGGGGCGACCCGCTCTACGCCGCGGGCCACTGGGTACCCGAGATGGTGGGGCGCGCCGGCGGCAGGGACGTGCTCGCCGTACCCGGCGAACACTCGGTGGTCACCACACTCGATGCGCTGCGCGCCGCCGACCCGGAGATCCTGCTCATTGCGCCCTGCGGCTACGACCTCCCGCGCGCCGCCGACGAAGCGGAACGACTGCTGGCCTTGCCGGGTTGGGAGTGGGTGCAGGGCCGCAGCGTGTTCGCGCTCGATGCCAATGCCTTCGCCTCGCGCCCCGGGCCGCGGCTCGTGGATGGCATTGAGGTGATGGCGCGGCTGTTCAACCCCGACCTATTCTCGCCGGTGGATCCCGCCTTCGCACGCGCGGTGCTGCCGGCGGTTCGCCCCAGCTGA
- the solA gene encoding N-methyl-L-tryptophan oxidase, translated as MSRPSVIVVGLGAVGSATALHLARAGAEVVGIDRWHPPHAMGSTHGGSRVTRATAWEGQQYLPLVARAQELWRALAAETGTRYFDPCGGLFIGHEREYFIDGTLRSARDAGLAHELLDRAEMARRWPELQVPEGMVGVVDPAAGVLFPERIVADQLRVAAGFGAEFVFDCEVTDWAPLHGGGVGLSTTIAKVRADRVVFCSGPWMGEMLEEVGVATQVERVTQHWFDVPAGAPSRGKTPVLLLSDGHGYATAAFPEDGGRIKVAGHGSGRLGRIEDVDREVHADDIDPAAALVRSYLPQHLGAYRESAVCLYTKTPDGHFVIDRHPDCADAILASACNGFGFKFSSAVGEMLATEVLERDAPVDVAPWRLGTRFGSG; from the coding sequence ATGAGCCGCCCCAGCGTCATCGTGGTCGGGTTGGGTGCCGTCGGCAGTGCGACGGCACTCCACCTGGCTCGCGCGGGTGCCGAAGTCGTCGGCATTGACCGCTGGCATCCGCCCCACGCGATGGGCTCCACGCACGGCGGCTCGCGCGTCACGCGCGCGACGGCCTGGGAAGGCCAGCAGTACCTGCCGCTGGTAGCGCGGGCACAGGAGCTGTGGCGCGCGCTGGCCGCCGAGACCGGCACGCGCTACTTCGACCCCTGCGGCGGATTGTTCATCGGCCACGAGCGCGAGTACTTCATCGATGGCACGCTGCGCTCGGCGCGCGACGCAGGCCTCGCGCACGAGCTGCTCGACCGCGCGGAGATGGCCCGCCGCTGGCCGGAGTTGCAGGTGCCGGAGGGAATGGTGGGCGTGGTGGATCCCGCCGCCGGTGTGCTGTTCCCCGAGCGCATCGTCGCCGACCAACTGCGTGTGGCCGCGGGCTTCGGCGCGGAGTTCGTGTTCGACTGCGAAGTCACGGACTGGGCGCCGCTGCACGGCGGCGGCGTGGGCCTCAGCACGACGATCGCCAAGGTGCGCGCCGACCGCGTCGTGTTCTGCAGCGGGCCGTGGATGGGCGAGATGCTGGAGGAGGTCGGCGTGGCGACGCAGGTCGAGCGCGTGACGCAGCATTGGTTCGACGTCCCCGCCGGCGCGCCGAGCCGCGGCAAGACGCCGGTACTCCTGCTCAGCGATGGCCACGGCTATGCGACGGCGGCGTTCCCGGAGGATGGCGGCCGCATCAAGGTCGCCGGCCACGGCAGCGGACGCCTCGGGCGCATCGAGGATGTAGATCGCGAGGTGCACGCCGATGACATCGATCCGGCGGCCGCCCTCGTGCGCTCGTACCTGCCGCAGCACCTCGGCGCTTACCGTGAGAGCGCGGTGTGTCTCTACACGAAGACGCCCGACGGGCACTTCGTGATTGATCGGCATCCCGACTGCGCGGATGCGATTCTCGCGAGCGCCTGCAATGGCTTCGGCTTCAAGTTCTCGAGCGCGGTGGGCGAGATGCTCGCCACCGAGGTGCTGGAGCGAGACGCACCGGTGGACGTCGCGCCCTGGCGGCTGGGCACACGCTTCGGCAGCGGCTGA
- a CDS encoding glycerophosphodiester phosphodiesterase — translation MRLPLLAFALAACAARDVQVIAHRGASWDAPEHSFAAYDLALRQGADWIEQDLQMTRDGQLVVFHDDSLDRTARGPAADCAGLVRDKTLAQLRRCEIGSWFNEKFPGRARPEFSAERIPTLAEVIERYGDRARFYIETKNPAEAPGMEDSLLVLLRKHGLAGAGADRERVLVQSFSPASLERLHALEPELRLVQLWEDPIPAAARDSTLKRIAEYAVGFGPSRRILNADLVRGAQRRGLVVHPYTVNDEPVMSYMLELGVDGMFTDRPALLLRLLGR, via the coding sequence ATGCGCCTGCCTCTCTTGGCCTTCGCCCTCGCCGCCTGCGCCGCCCGCGACGTGCAGGTAATCGCGCACCGTGGCGCTTCGTGGGACGCGCCGGAGCATAGCTTCGCCGCCTACGACCTCGCGCTGCGGCAGGGCGCGGATTGGATCGAGCAGGACCTGCAGATGACGCGCGACGGCCAGCTCGTGGTGTTCCACGATGACTCCCTGGACCGCACGGCGCGCGGCCCCGCTGCCGATTGCGCCGGCCTCGTGCGCGACAAGACGCTCGCCCAACTCCGGCGCTGCGAGATCGGGAGTTGGTTCAACGAGAAGTTCCCCGGGCGCGCGCGGCCTGAGTTCAGCGCCGAACGCATCCCGACGCTGGCGGAGGTGATCGAGCGCTACGGCGATCGGGCGCGCTTCTATATAGAGACCAAGAATCCGGCCGAGGCGCCGGGAATGGAAGACTCGCTGCTGGTGCTGTTGCGCAAGCACGGCTTGGCGGGCGCGGGGGCGGACCGCGAGCGCGTGCTCGTGCAGTCGTTTAGCCCCGCGAGTCTCGAGCGTCTGCACGCGCTGGAGCCCGAGCTGCGCTTGGTGCAGCTCTGGGAGGATCCAATCCCGGCAGCGGCTCGCGACTCCACGCTCAAGCGCATCGCCGAGTACGCGGTGGGCTTCGGTCCCTCGCGGCGCATTCTCAATGCAGACCTCGTGCGCGGCGCCCAACGGCGCGGGCTCGTCGTCCACCCGTACACGGTGAACGACGAGCCCGTGATGTCCTATATGCTGGAGCTAGGCGTGGACGGGATGTTCACCGACCGGCCGGCCCTGCTGCTGCGGTTGCTCGGGCGTTAG
- a CDS encoding amidohydrolase family protein, with amino-acid sequence MSRPVTFLRLAALLAFVTASLGAQARPADIVVLNGRIYTADAARPIVAAMAVRDGRVVFTGDAAGARALVGNATRVLDLQGKTVIPGMTDAHAHVLGLGQRLQSVDLFETRSFDEVVARVVERAKETPKGEWILGRGWDQNDWGNTSWPTHEALSRAVPDHPVMLTRVDGHAGIANAAAMRAASLTRSTRSPAGGEIIKDAQGNPTGVLIDNAQRLVSAVIPPATRAQVKEMLEDAIAEMHRWGLTGVHDAGASAQTLELYEELGREGKLNIRLYAMISDHAPTIEAWFRRGPLVGGYDGTLWVRSIKLYQDGALGSRGAALLEPYSDDPQNTGLLVSPAAHIREVADRALVAGFQVNSHAIGDRGNRLVLDAYEGALKARPTADHRFRVEHAQILHSDDIPRFAQLGVIPSMQASHQTSDMYWAGTRLGEGRLRGAYAWRSLIASNVIIPNGSDFPVEYVNPLLSFKASVSRQDANNWPAGGWYPEQRMTREEALLSMSLWAAYAGFQESELGSLTPGKRADFVVLDQDIMRIAAEDLLATQVLSTWVGGRSVYERK; translated from the coding sequence ATGTCACGCCCAGTCACATTCCTACGCCTTGCGGCACTGCTCGCGTTCGTCACCGCCTCGCTGGGGGCGCAAGCACGCCCGGCCGACATCGTCGTGCTCAACGGCCGCATCTATACTGCGGACGCGGCGCGCCCGATTGTCGCGGCGATGGCCGTGCGCGACGGCCGCGTCGTGTTCACCGGCGACGCCGCCGGCGCACGCGCCCTTGTCGGCAACGCCACGCGCGTGCTGGACCTCCAGGGCAAGACCGTCATCCCCGGAATGACCGACGCGCACGCGCACGTGCTCGGCCTCGGCCAGCGCCTGCAGTCGGTGGATCTGTTCGAGACGCGGTCCTTTGATGAAGTCGTCGCCCGCGTGGTGGAGCGCGCGAAGGAAACGCCCAAGGGTGAGTGGATCCTCGGCCGCGGCTGGGACCAGAACGACTGGGGCAACACCTCCTGGCCCACGCACGAAGCGTTGTCGCGCGCCGTGCCCGACCATCCGGTGATGCTCACGCGCGTGGACGGACACGCCGGCATCGCCAACGCCGCGGCGATGCGCGCTGCCAGTCTCACGCGCAGCACCCGCAGCCCCGCCGGCGGAGAGATCATCAAGGACGCGCAGGGGAATCCCACCGGCGTGCTCATCGACAACGCCCAGCGCCTGGTGTCGGCGGTGATTCCGCCGGCGACACGGGCGCAGGTGAAGGAGATGCTCGAGGACGCCATCGCCGAGATGCATCGCTGGGGCCTCACCGGCGTGCACGATGCCGGCGCCTCGGCGCAGACGCTCGAGCTCTACGAGGAGCTGGGCCGCGAGGGCAAGCTCAACATCCGCCTGTACGCGATGATCTCGGACCACGCGCCGACAATCGAGGCCTGGTTCCGCCGCGGCCCGCTCGTCGGCGGCTACGACGGCACGCTCTGGGTGCGGTCGATCAAGCTGTACCAGGACGGCGCGTTGGGCTCGCGCGGCGCGGCGCTGCTGGAGCCCTACAGCGACGACCCGCAGAACACCGGCCTGCTTGTCTCGCCGGCGGCGCACATCCGCGAGGTGGCCGATCGCGCGTTGGTGGCCGGCTTCCAGGTGAACTCGCACGCCATCGGCGACCGCGGCAACCGGCTGGTGCTCGACGCCTACGAAGGCGCGCTCAAGGCCCGTCCGACGGCCGACCATCGCTTCCGCGTCGAGCACGCGCAGATCCTGCATAGCGACGACATCCCGCGCTTCGCGCAGCTCGGCGTGATTCCCTCGATGCAGGCTTCGCACCAGACCAGCGATATGTATTGGGCCGGCACGCGGCTCGGCGAAGGGCGCCTCCGCGGCGCCTACGCGTGGCGTTCGCTGATCGCGTCGAACGTCATCATCCCCAACGGGTCGGACTTCCCGGTGGAGTACGTGAACCCGCTGCTCTCCTTCAAGGCCTCGGTGTCGCGGCAGGATGCCAACAACTGGCCCGCGGGCGGCTGGTATCCCGAGCAGCGGATGACGCGCGAGGAGGCCCTGCTCTCGATGTCGCTGTGGGCGGCCTACGCCGGCTTCCAGGAATCCGAGCTGGGCTCGCTGACGCCGGGCAAGCGCGCCGACTTCGTGGTGCTCGACCAGGACATTATGCGCATCGCCGCCGAGGACCTCCTCGCCACCCAAGTGCTGTCCACCTGGGTGGGCGGCCGCAGCGTCTACGAGAGGAAGTGA